Proteins encoded together in one Quercus lobata isolate SW786 chromosome 3, ValleyOak3.0 Primary Assembly, whole genome shotgun sequence window:
- the LOC115982391 gene encoding protein DETOXIFICATION 29-like yields the protein MENGNQPLLSSSREVNQEQDHQLHRVRASLFLTESKKLWYLAGPAIFTSLCQYSLGAVTQVFLGQVGTLDLAAFSIENSVIAGFSLGIMLGMGSALETLCGQAFGAGQIDMLGIYMQRSWVILTTTGLFLSLLYIFAAPLLKLIGQTEAISDAAGMFALYMLPQLFAYALNFPMVKFLQSQSKIFVIALIAAVTLVLHTVFSWLLILKLGWGLVGAAVVLDSAWWVIVIVQLLYILSGSCGRAWSGFSLKAFHNLWGFVKLSLASAVMICLEVWYFMALILFAGYLQNAEVSVDALSICMNILVWTIMESVGMNAAISVRVSNELGASHPRTAKFSLVVAMITSFLIGVIISVILILTRNLYPSLFSSDASVETLVKQLTPILALCIVIDNVQPVLSGVAIGAGWQGIVAYVNIACYYVFGIPLGLILGYKLDWGVTGIWYGMIAGTIVQTCVLFFIVYRTNWNKEASIAEDRIRKWGGPKESDVEKTNES from the exons atggagAATGGTAATCAACCACTTCTCTCGTCCTCCAGAGAAGTGAACCAAGAGCAAGATCACCAGCTACA ccgcgtccgtgcatccTTGTTCCTTACTGAATCAAAGAAGCTCTGGTACCTCGCCGGCCCAGCCATCTTCACCTCCTTATGCCAATACTCTCTTGGTGCCGTCACTCAAGTCTTTCTGGGCCAGGTCGGCACACTCGACCTCGCCGCTTTCTCCATCGAAAACTCTGTCATCGCCGGCTTTTCGCTGGGCATCATG CTCGGAATGGGAAGCGCACTCGAAACACTATGTGGGCAAGCGTTTGGAGCAGGACAGATTGATATGCTAGGAATTTACATGCAAAGGTCATGGGTGATCCTGACCACCACAGGTTTATTTCTCAGTCTTTTGTACATCTTCGCGGCGCCACTGTTGAAACTGATTGGACAGACTGAAGCAATATCGGACGCAGCGGGAATGTTCGCACTTTATATGCTTCCGCAGCTATTTGCTTACGCTCTAAATTTTCCGATGGTTAAGTTTCTGCAAtcacagagcaagatctttgTGATAGCTTTGATTGCGGCTGTGACATTGGTTCTGCACACAGTGTTTAGCTGGCTTTTGATCTTGAAGTTAGGTTGGGGTCTGGTGGGTGCGGCGGTGGTGTTGGACTCGGCCTGGTGGGTCATAGTGATAGTGCAGCTGTTGTATATTTTAAGTGGGAGTTGTGGTCGAGCTTGGTCTGGGTTCTCATTGAAGGCGTTTCATAATCTTTGGGGATTCGTTAAGTTATCTCTGGCCTCCGCAGTAATGATCTG CTTGGAAGTGTGGTACTTCATGGCACTAATTCTTTTCGCTGGATATCTACAAAATGCGGAAGTTTCAGTAGATGCCTTGTCCATAtg CATGAACATATTGGTCTGGACAATTATGGAATCTGTTGGAATGAATGCAGCTATAAG TGTGAGAGTGTCAAATGAATTGGGAGCATCTCATCCAAGAACAGCTAAATTTTCATTAGTAGTGGCCATGATAACCTCATTCTTGATCGGTGTTATCATCTCTGTTATTCTAATCCTGACACGAAACCTGTACCCATCCTTGTTTTCAAGTGATGCAAGTGTTGAAACTCTCGTTAAACAGCTTACACCAATATTGGCTCTTTGCATCGTCATTGACAATGTTCAACCTGTTCTCTCTG GGGTGGCTATTGGAGCAGGATGGCAAGGTATTGTTGCTTATGTGAACATTGCATGTTACTACGTTTTTGGGATCCCTTTGGGTCTCATTCTCGGTTACAAGCTTGATTGGGGTGTCACG GGGATTTGGTACGGTATGATAGCAGGAACAATTGTACAAACTTGTGTCCTTTTCTTTATAGTTTATAGGACCAACTGGAACAAAGAG